Proteins found in one Arthrobacter sp. U41 genomic segment:
- a CDS encoding sodium/solute symporter: MNPVVGIAAFAAVSVATAVIGFYGLRISRTTGDFYVASRTVRPWWNASAIGGEYLSAASFLGVAGLILLSGTDALWFPVGYTAGYLMLLLFVAAPLRRSGAYTIPDFTEARLDSRVVRSVTSVVVVMVGWLYIVPQLHGAALAIRITTGLPAWVGQVAVVAVVCVTVVAGGMRSITFVQAFQYWLKLTALAVPILFIAFSLADAGTPAVAEASVNPTAVAPAGLYQNISLLVALLFGTLGLPHVLVRFYTNPDGQSARRTTLIVLGLLSVFYLFPTAYGLIGRMFAPDLAQSAQADALVLLLPGQLIGGTAGDLLSALVVAGAFAAFLSTTSGLVVSLAGVISQDLFGGSVRGFRWAAVISAVVPLGLASMTGSLALAGSVGMVFAFTASTICPVLLLGIWWRGLTDAGAIAGMATGAVLCGGAMAAGAVLGAGGPPSWLAQPAAWTVPAAFAVMVLVSRATRNRVPRTITRLMTRLHTPERPLVTER, encoded by the coding sequence GTGAACCCGGTCGTCGGTATCGCCGCATTCGCCGCCGTCTCGGTGGCCACCGCCGTCATCGGTTTTTACGGGCTCCGGATCTCGCGCACCACCGGGGATTTCTACGTGGCCTCGCGGACGGTCCGGCCGTGGTGGAACGCCTCCGCGATCGGCGGTGAATACCTTTCCGCCGCCAGCTTCCTCGGCGTCGCCGGGCTCATCCTGCTCTCCGGCACCGACGCCCTGTGGTTTCCGGTGGGGTACACCGCCGGCTACCTGATGCTGCTGCTTTTCGTCGCCGCTCCGCTCCGCCGCTCCGGCGCCTACACCATTCCCGATTTCACCGAAGCGCGGCTCGACTCCCGGGTGGTCCGCAGCGTCACGAGCGTTGTGGTCGTGATGGTCGGCTGGCTCTACATCGTCCCGCAACTCCACGGCGCGGCGCTGGCGATCCGGATCACCACCGGGCTGCCGGCGTGGGTGGGGCAGGTGGCGGTGGTCGCCGTCGTCTGTGTCACCGTGGTGGCCGGAGGGATGCGTTCCATTACCTTTGTCCAGGCGTTCCAGTACTGGCTGAAGCTGACGGCGCTGGCCGTGCCGATCCTGTTTATCGCCTTCTCGCTGGCGGACGCCGGGACCCCCGCCGTGGCGGAGGCGTCGGTGAACCCCACGGCAGTGGCTCCGGCCGGGCTGTACCAGAACATCTCGCTGCTGGTGGCCCTGCTGTTCGGCACGCTGGGGCTGCCGCACGTGCTGGTGCGGTTCTACACGAACCCGGACGGGCAGTCGGCCCGTCGGACCACCCTGATTGTGCTGGGCCTGCTGTCGGTCTTCTACCTGTTCCCGACCGCCTACGGGCTGATCGGCCGGATGTTCGCGCCGGACCTGGCGCAGAGCGCGCAGGCCGATGCGCTGGTGCTGCTGCTTCCGGGGCAGCTGATTGGCGGGACCGCCGGTGACCTGCTGTCCGCCCTGGTGGTGGCCGGGGCGTTCGCCGCCTTTCTGTCCACAACCTCAGGGCTGGTGGTCTCGCTCGCCGGGGTGATCAGCCAGGACCTCTTCGGCGGCAGTGTGCGCGGCTTCCGGTGGGCGGCCGTGATCTCCGCGGTGGTTCCGCTGGGGCTCGCGTCCATGACCGGTTCGCTCGCGCTGGCAGGCAGCGTGGGGATGGTTTTTGCTTTTACCGCATCAACCATCTGCCCGGTGCTTTTGCTGGGCATCTGGTGGCGCGGGCTGACCGACGCCGGGGCGATCGCCGGCATGGCGACAGGGGCGGTGCTGTGCGGCGGGGCGATGGCGGCCGGAGCGGTGCTGGGTGCCGGCGGCCCGCCGTCGTGGCTGGCGCAGCCCGCGGCGTGGACGGTGCCGGCAGCGTTTGCCGTGATGGTCCTGGTTTCCCGGGCCACCAGGAACCGGGTCCCGCGGACCATCACGCGGCTCATGACGCGGCTGCACACGCCCGAACGGCCGCTGGTCACCGAGCGTTAG
- a CDS encoding LytR/AlgR family response regulator transcription factor, which translates to MINVLVADDELPAVEELAFLLGRDDRIGTIHRASSGAEALRALEVEDVDAVFLDIHMPALSGLDIARVIARSSKPPAVVFVTADEDCALEAFELAAVDYLLKPVRAERLAKSIGRISELLKDGAPRPEMITVDLGGTTKMIRRDDVTYVQAQGDYARLHTADASYLIRVPLADLEQQWAEAGFIRIHRSYLIALNHVSHMKLAAARPSVTVAGAELPISRRHLPSVREKLEATRIRPQA; encoded by the coding sequence ATGATTAACGTCCTCGTCGCCGACGACGAGCTGCCCGCTGTTGAGGAACTGGCTTTCCTGCTCGGCCGGGATGACCGGATCGGCACCATCCACCGGGCCTCCTCCGGGGCCGAGGCCCTGCGCGCCCTTGAGGTCGAGGACGTCGACGCCGTCTTCCTGGACATCCACATGCCTGCCCTCTCCGGCCTGGACATCGCCCGCGTCATCGCGCGCAGCAGCAAGCCGCCCGCGGTCGTCTTCGTCACCGCCGACGAGGACTGCGCCCTGGAAGCCTTCGAACTGGCCGCCGTGGACTACCTGCTGAAACCCGTCCGCGCTGAACGTCTGGCGAAGTCCATCGGCCGGATCAGCGAGCTGCTCAAGGACGGCGCCCCGCGGCCGGAAATGATCACCGTGGACCTGGGCGGAACCACGAAGATGATCCGCCGCGACGACGTCACCTACGTCCAGGCCCAGGGCGACTACGCCCGGCTGCACACCGCCGATGCCAGCTACCTCATCCGTGTCCCGCTGGCCGATCTGGAACAGCAGTGGGCCGAAGCCGGTTTCATCCGGATCCACCGCTCCTACCTGATTGCGCTCAACCACGTCAGCCACATGAAGCTGGCGGCCGCCCGGCCCAGCGTCACCGTAGCCGGGGCGGAACTGCCCATCAGCCGGCGCCACCTGCCGTCGGTCCGGGAAAAGCTTGAGGCGACCCGGATCCGGCCGCAGGCATGA
- a CDS encoding sensor histidine kinase: protein MPDSPLFIAAAVAVIAMAIAVIVAVGLKVLRSFRELGTDAERATYKTLHAASRAGQHLRTGLNPSGAAKASRQLRTLLGCDALAITDTTGVLAWDGAGEELKPFLMELAAGVLDGGHTAVIPAGEVQETAQGRGAVAAHPAVERAAVIAPIRTGTRVVGVVAAFAPAAGAGLVRATSEVADWVATQVELAELDASRTLLMEAEVRALRAQISPHFIYNSLNAIASFINTDPVRARELVVEFADFTRYSFRRHGDFTTLAEELRCIDRYLLLERARFGDRVQVSLRIAPEVLSTVIPFLSLQPLVENAVRHGLEAKEGPGHISITANDSGAFAEVTIEDDGVGMDPEQLRAVLAGHSDGDHVGLRNVDARLRQVYGDENGLVIETAPGEGTLITMRVPKSQPRHDA, encoded by the coding sequence ATGCCCGACTCTCCCCTTTTCATCGCCGCCGCCGTCGCCGTGATCGCGATGGCGATCGCCGTTATCGTCGCCGTCGGGCTCAAGGTGCTCCGCTCCTTCCGGGAGCTCGGCACGGACGCGGAACGGGCCACCTACAAGACGCTCCACGCGGCCTCCCGCGCCGGCCAGCATCTGCGGACGGGCCTGAATCCTTCCGGGGCCGCCAAGGCCAGCCGGCAGTTGCGCACCCTGCTGGGCTGCGACGCACTGGCGATCACCGACACCACCGGCGTGCTCGCCTGGGACGGAGCCGGCGAGGAGCTCAAGCCGTTCCTGATGGAACTGGCCGCAGGGGTGCTCGACGGCGGCCACACCGCCGTCATTCCGGCCGGCGAGGTGCAGGAAACCGCGCAGGGCAGGGGCGCCGTGGCGGCCCACCCCGCGGTGGAACGCGCCGCGGTGATCGCCCCGATCAGGACCGGAACCCGGGTGGTGGGCGTCGTCGCCGCCTTCGCCCCGGCCGCCGGCGCCGGGTTGGTCCGGGCCACCAGCGAGGTGGCCGACTGGGTCGCCACGCAGGTGGAGCTGGCCGAACTGGACGCGTCCCGCACGCTGCTCATGGAGGCCGAGGTGCGCGCGCTGCGGGCCCAGATCAGTCCGCATTTCATCTACAACTCACTGAACGCGATCGCCTCCTTCATCAACACGGACCCGGTCCGGGCCCGTGAGCTGGTGGTGGAGTTCGCCGACTTCACCCGCTACTCCTTCCGCCGCCACGGCGACTTCACCACCCTCGCCGAGGAACTGCGCTGCATCGACCGCTACCTCCTGCTGGAAAGGGCCCGCTTCGGCGACCGCGTGCAGGTGAGCCTGCGGATCGCCCCCGAGGTGCTCAGTACCGTGATCCCGTTCCTGAGCCTGCAGCCGCTGGTGGAAAACGCGGTCCGGCATGGCCTGGAGGCCAAGGAAGGTCCCGGCCACATCTCCATCACTGCCAACGACTCCGGCGCGTTCGCCGAGGTGACCATTGAGGACGACGGCGTGGGGATGGATCCGGAACAGTTGCGGGCTGTCCTCGCGGGGCACAGCGACGGCGACCATGTGGGGCTGCGGAACGTGGACGCCCGGCTGCGGCAGGTCTACGGCGATGAGAACGGGCTCGTGATTGAGACCGCCCCCGGGGAAGGCACCCTGATCACGATGCGTGTCCCCAAGTCGCAGCCCCGCCACGATGCCTGA
- a CDS encoding DUF485 domain-containing protein has protein sequence MGHEAQETDATAAVDFKEVQSSKRFQELRKRHRSFVFPMAIAFLLWYFAYVLLADYAVEFMSIKVWGNINVGLIMGLAQFVTTFAITGWYVSYSNRKLDPIAAEIRHEIEGHEFDKHGNQISGVQK, from the coding sequence ATGGGTCACGAAGCCCAAGAAACGGACGCTACGGCGGCCGTGGACTTCAAGGAAGTCCAGTCGAGTAAGCGGTTCCAGGAGCTGCGCAAACGTCACCGCAGCTTTGTTTTTCCGATGGCCATTGCATTCCTGCTCTGGTACTTCGCGTATGTTCTGCTGGCCGACTACGCGGTGGAGTTCATGTCCATCAAGGTCTGGGGCAACATCAACGTAGGCCTGATCATGGGACTGGCCCAGTTCGTGACCACGTTCGCCATCACCGGCTGGTACGTCAGCTACTCGAACCGGAAGCTTGACCCGATCGCAGCGGAAATCCGCCACGAAATCGAAGGCCACGAATTCGACAAGCATGGCAACCAGATCAGCGGGGTACAGAAATGA